In Paenibacillus sp. BIC5C1, a genomic segment contains:
- a CDS encoding SMP-30/gluconolactonase/LRE family protein has translation MSDLNIAVHTPALLGEGPSWDAEHNRLLWVDIESYKVHVYIPATGEDRTYDVGEHVGAVVPYHGDEVVVALRSGFHTYNLLTGDLQPIEDPEKGKDNNRFNDGKCDALGRFWAGTMSMNNESKAGAFYCLEEGQPVRTLFRDVSTSNGLGWSPDQRKMYYIDTPTRSIDRFDFDLAAGEITNRTSVIAIPEEFGYPDGMTVDSEGMLWVAHWGGGRVTRWNPHTGELLQQVEIPADQVTSCCFGGPDLEDLYITTARIGIREERLTETPNAGSLFVIRPGVKGQKTYAFGGGAESDKK, from the coding sequence ATGAGCGATTTGAACATTGCAGTACATACCCCCGCGCTGCTGGGCGAAGGTCCAAGCTGGGATGCTGAACACAATCGACTATTATGGGTGGATATTGAAAGCTACAAGGTCCATGTGTATATTCCGGCTACAGGAGAGGATCGGACTTATGATGTTGGCGAGCATGTAGGGGCAGTTGTGCCATACCACGGTGATGAGGTTGTCGTTGCTTTGCGCAGTGGTTTTCACACCTACAACTTGCTCACAGGAGATTTGCAGCCAATTGAAGATCCAGAGAAAGGCAAAGACAACAACCGTTTCAATGACGGGAAGTGTGACGCCCTTGGACGCTTCTGGGCAGGGACGATGAGCATGAACAATGAAAGCAAGGCAGGGGCATTTTATTGCCTGGAGGAGGGACAGCCTGTTCGAACGTTATTCAGGGATGTATCCACATCCAATGGCTTGGGCTGGAGTCCAGATCAACGAAAGATGTATTACATTGATACGCCGACACGCTCCATTGACCGTTTTGATTTTGATCTGGCTGCTGGAGAGATAACGAACCGGACGAGTGTAATTGCTATACCGGAGGAATTTGGCTATCCGGATGGAATGACTGTAGACAGTGAGGGCATGCTGTGGGTTGCCCACTGGGGCGGAGGAAGAGTCACTCGCTGGAATCCGCATACAGGAGAACTGCTGCAACAAGTTGAGATACCTGCAGATCAGGTGACATCCTGCTGTTTCGGGGGACCTGATTTGGAAGACTTATATATTACAACTGCCCGAATTGGTATTCGAGAAGAGCGGCTGACGGAGACGCCGAATGCCGGATCTCTATTTGTAATTAGACCGGGTGTGAAAGGGCAGAAAACCTACGCTTTTGGCGGGGGAGCAGAGTCGGATAAAAAATAA
- a CDS encoding AraC family transcriptional regulator yields MLITPDHRRYFMTPRDQPLPLYIESIGYNGNQENVYRPAGYPCYHWLQTVKGAGEFRFAGSTVQLGETSGILLPPNEPHEYVRSQGEWETLYITFGGSQCPAITESLGLGEAALHQWDSESPLEYYGREVLGSISSDQDLSGLEASADMYRFLILLKKHGMTGSRSSISHAVERLAPLISFMNEHYADPEIGLEQMAAIPGITPRHLNTLFKQSFGMTAYSYFILLRIRKSKEWMTGDRKLTVKETAAKVGFRDASHFVATFRRIEGVTPEQYRTLY; encoded by the coding sequence ATGCTCATCACACCCGATCATCGGCGCTACTTTATGACCCCTAGGGATCAGCCGCTTCCGCTCTACATCGAGAGTATAGGATATAACGGGAATCAGGAGAATGTGTACAGACCTGCCGGATATCCTTGTTATCACTGGCTTCAGACTGTGAAGGGAGCTGGAGAGTTCAGATTTGCAGGTTCAACTGTACAGCTGGGGGAGACATCCGGCATTTTGTTGCCGCCGAATGAGCCACACGAGTATGTACGCTCGCAAGGAGAATGGGAGACCCTTTACATTACCTTTGGAGGCTCCCAGTGCCCGGCTATTACAGAATCGCTTGGTTTGGGGGAGGCAGCTCTACACCAGTGGGACTCAGAGAGCCCGCTTGAATATTACGGCAGGGAAGTGCTGGGTTCCATCAGCAGTGATCAGGATTTATCCGGTTTGGAAGCGTCAGCGGACATGTATCGATTTCTGATTTTGCTCAAAAAACATGGCATGACGGGCAGTCGATCTTCAATCTCCCACGCCGTGGAACGGCTGGCTCCGTTAATTTCATTTATGAATGAACACTATGCCGACCCCGAAATCGGCCTTGAACAGATGGCTGCTATACCAGGTATTACGCCTAGGCATCTGAATACTCTTTTCAAACAATCCTTTGGCATGACCGCCTATAGTTATTTCATTCTCCTCCGTATTCGCAAATCAAAAGAATGGATGACAGGGGACAGAAAACTGACCGTCAAGGAAACGGCAGCGAAGGTTGGTTTTCGGGATGCGAGTCATTTTGTGGCTACATTTCGGCGGATTGAGGGTGTAACTCCGGAGCAGTATCGAACGTTATATTAA
- a CDS encoding helix-turn-helix transcriptional regulator, whose amino-acid sequence MNRTNRLAAIVMALQHGHETAHSLAEKFEVSRRTILRDIQSLSEMNVPIIAISGPGGGFRLMEGYVLPPLQLDPVEAATLIFALEGLSHYADTPFQEKRWTLMDKIKSIIPDDVKARMDPMLKQLQHDVPERNYILHHLEPLLACIPEQGWLRMLYRSASRQRWLTICPIRIYASAGFWYCEAYSEEHGEQRLFRADRILDVSPVELLESQQLAEQAERQRSKPKSPEPTPTRVTARLSYSGMIEAEQDKHIGERMTEIAPDVWELSFLCPPSEWAWAVRFFYRLGREAEVLEPENLRCEIRKHAEEVCQIYLTSNNNRCSTR is encoded by the coding sequence ATGAATAGAACAAATCGGCTTGCCGCCATCGTTATGGCATTGCAGCACGGTCACGAAACGGCACATTCACTTGCAGAAAAGTTTGAAGTTTCCCGCCGTACCATCCTGCGGGATATCCAATCTCTCTCAGAGATGAATGTCCCGATCATTGCTATCTCCGGTCCTGGAGGCGGCTTCAGACTTATGGAGGGGTATGTACTGCCCCCACTGCAATTAGACCCGGTTGAAGCAGCTACTCTCATCTTTGCTCTCGAAGGCCTAAGCCATTATGCAGATACCCCTTTTCAAGAGAAACGCTGGACATTAATGGACAAAATCAAAAGCATTATTCCAGATGATGTCAAAGCAAGGATGGATCCCATGCTCAAACAACTACAGCATGATGTCCCCGAGCGTAACTACATCCTTCATCATCTGGAACCGCTTCTGGCTTGTATCCCGGAACAAGGGTGGCTGCGTATGTTGTACCGCTCTGCTTCCCGTCAACGCTGGCTAACAATCTGCCCCATTCGAATCTATGCCTCAGCCGGTTTCTGGTATTGTGAAGCGTATTCGGAAGAGCACGGGGAACAGCGCCTGTTCAGGGCAGACCGCATTCTGGACGTTTCGCCGGTTGAGCTACTTGAATCACAACAGCTGGCAGAACAGGCAGAGCGACAGCGCAGCAAACCGAAATCTCCCGAACCTACTCCGACACGTGTTACCGCACGTCTGAGTTACAGCGGAATGATCGAGGCAGAACAGGACAAGCATATTGGAGAACGGATGACTGAGATTGCTCCGGATGTCTGGGAACTGTCCTTTCTCTGCCCTCCCAGTGAGTGGGCCTGGGCCGTACGATTCTTTTATCGACTTGGACGTGAAGCAGAAGTACTTGAACCTGAGAACCTTCGCTGCGAGATTCGCAAACATGCCGAGGAAGTATGCCAGATATATCTTACTTCCAACAATAATCGATGTAGCACACGCTAA
- a CDS encoding SGNH/GDSL hydrolase family protein: MKLQKNDKLLFIGDSITDCGREHPVGEGSSGLGHGYVAQVYALLRSIYPELMLRIQNVGNSGNTIRDLKQRWDRDVLDLKPDWLSIMIGINDVWRQFDNPLSTDSQVFLEEYETTLRDLVASVRPGLKGLVLMSPYYLEANPEDPMRATMDIYGDAVRRVAAEHDAIFVDTQAAFTPFWDHFYTSVLTYDRVHPDATGHMVLSKAFLDAIGFEWSGGVKS, from the coding sequence ATGAAATTGCAAAAGAATGATAAGCTGCTTTTTATCGGAGATTCAATCACAGATTGTGGACGTGAGCATCCTGTTGGTGAAGGGAGTTCTGGACTGGGGCATGGTTATGTGGCGCAAGTGTATGCCTTGCTGCGTTCCATCTATCCGGAATTGATGCTGCGGATTCAAAATGTGGGTAATAGTGGGAATACGATCCGTGATTTGAAGCAGCGCTGGGACCGAGATGTGCTTGATCTCAAACCGGACTGGTTATCTATCATGATCGGGATTAACGATGTATGGCGCCAATTTGACAATCCGTTATCTACGGACTCGCAAGTGTTCCTGGAGGAGTATGAAACCACACTGCGTGATCTGGTTGCTTCTGTTCGTCCTGGGTTGAAAGGACTTGTTCTGATGTCTCCTTATTATTTGGAAGCCAATCCGGAAGATCCGATGCGGGCTACGATGGATATATACGGTGATGCTGTTCGCAGAGTAGCCGCTGAACATGACGCCATTTTCGTGGACACACAGGCTGCATTTACTCCATTCTGGGATCATTTCTATACGTCTGTACTGACTTATGATCGGGTTCATCCCGATGCAACAGGCCATATGGTGCTTTCCAAAGCATTCCTGGATGCCATTGGTTTCGAATGGTCAGGCGGCGTCAAATCTTAA
- a CDS encoding beta-galactosidase, with protein sequence MISSKLPKMFYGGDYNPEQWDHETHLEDLRMFQLAGIDIATINVFSWALIQPDEITYNFEGLDQLINSLYESGVYICLATSTAAHPAWMAKKYPDVLRVDADGRKRKFGGRHNSCPNSPTYRKYSEKIADKLAERYKDHPAVLVWHISNEYGGDCYCDNCEKAFRVYLKERYQTLEQLNKAWNTNFWGHTFYDWDEIVLPSNLSEHWGNNNSTFQGISLDYSRFNSDSMLDCYRLEYDAIKKHIPDSVVTTNLMGFFKQLDYFKWAKYMDIVSWDSYPGLATPVSFTAMAHDLMRGLKDGQPFMLMEQTPSQQNWQPYNSLKRPGVMRLWSYQSVAHGADTIMFFQLRRSVGACEKYHGAVIEHVGHEHTRVFREVSELGKELQLLGDKTLDATVNAKVAIVFDWDNWWAIEKSSGPTVALNYVDQIHKYYAAFFRRNIQVDIVSVDTDISKYDIVLAPVLYMVKPGFAAKLEKYVEAGGTFLTTFFSGIVNESDIVTTGGYPGELRKLLGIWVEEIDALLPEQKNRIVMKEAYGDLQGDYGCGMLCDLLHSEGAEIIAEYGDDFYKGMPVVTRNTFGQGEAWYVASDPEDRFLDGLLGQLATTKNIASLLDTPEGVEVTARTKDGQQYLFVMNHNATTQSYDLGQTEARDLLTDRSLSGTIEIEGRGVQLLEMKK encoded by the coding sequence TTGATTAGCAGCAAGTTACCCAAAATGTTCTACGGCGGCGATTATAACCCTGAACAATGGGATCATGAGACTCATCTTGAAGATCTGCGCATGTTCCAATTGGCAGGTATTGATATTGCGACCATCAACGTATTTTCATGGGCACTGATTCAGCCTGATGAAATCACTTATAATTTTGAAGGACTGGACCAGTTAATTAACAGTCTCTATGAAAGCGGCGTTTACATTTGCCTCGCGACAAGCACTGCTGCCCATCCAGCGTGGATGGCGAAGAAATACCCGGATGTACTGCGTGTGGATGCTGATGGACGCAAACGCAAATTTGGTGGACGGCATAACTCCTGTCCGAATAGCCCAACCTATCGCAAATACTCCGAGAAAATTGCAGACAAGCTGGCAGAACGTTACAAGGATCACCCGGCTGTGCTTGTATGGCATATCTCCAACGAATATGGCGGCGATTGTTATTGTGATAACTGCGAGAAAGCGTTCCGCGTGTATCTCAAAGAACGTTATCAGACCCTAGAGCAGCTCAACAAAGCTTGGAACACCAATTTCTGGGGGCATACTTTCTATGATTGGGATGAGATTGTTCTGCCGAGCAACCTGAGCGAGCACTGGGGAAACAACAATTCCACGTTCCAGGGCATCTCGCTTGATTATTCCCGCTTCAACTCCGACAGTATGCTCGATTGTTACCGTCTGGAATATGATGCGATCAAAAAACATATCCCGGATTCAGTCGTTACGACCAACCTGATGGGATTCTTCAAACAGCTGGACTATTTCAAATGGGCCAAATATATGGATATCGTCTCCTGGGACAGCTATCCGGGTCTTGCGACCCCGGTAAGTTTCACAGCTATGGCTCATGATCTGATGCGTGGATTGAAGGACGGACAGCCGTTCATGCTCATGGAGCAGACACCAAGCCAGCAGAACTGGCAGCCTTATAACTCATTGAAACGCCCCGGCGTTATGCGTCTGTGGAGCTACCAGTCCGTTGCTCATGGCGCAGATACGATCATGTTCTTCCAGCTCCGCCGTTCTGTCGGGGCCTGTGAGAAATACCACGGTGCTGTCATTGAACATGTCGGTCATGAACATACCCGTGTCTTCCGCGAAGTCTCGGAGCTAGGCAAAGAGTTACAGCTGCTTGGCGACAAAACGTTGGATGCTACCGTGAATGCCAAAGTGGCGATTGTGTTTGACTGGGATAACTGGTGGGCGATCGAAAAATCAAGCGGGCCTACGGTTGCACTGAACTATGTAGATCAAATTCACAAATACTACGCTGCCTTCTTCCGCCGCAACATTCAGGTGGACATCGTTAGTGTGGATACCGATATCAGCAAATATGACATCGTGCTCGCTCCGGTACTCTATATGGTTAAACCAGGCTTTGCGGCCAAACTGGAGAAGTACGTTGAAGCAGGCGGTACATTCCTGACAACCTTCTTCAGTGGTATCGTCAATGAGAGTGACATCGTAACAACCGGAGGCTATCCTGGCGAACTTCGCAAACTGCTCGGTATCTGGGTTGAAGAAATTGATGCACTGCTGCCCGAACAAAAAAATCGTATTGTCATGAAAGAGGCTTATGGCGATCTTCAGGGAGACTATGGTTGCGGCATGTTGTGTGACTTGCTGCATAGTGAAGGTGCAGAAATCATTGCCGAATATGGAGACGATTTCTACAAAGGCATGCCTGTGGTAACCCGTAACACGTTTGGTCAAGGTGAAGCCTGGTATGTGGCTTCCGATCCGGAAGATCGATTCCTGGATGGCTTGTTGGGACAACTGGCTACCACCAAAAATATTGCTTCTCTTCTGGATACTCCGGAAGGTGTTGAAGTGACTGCTCGTACCAAGGATGGACAACAGTACCTGTTTGTCATGAATCACAATGCTACCACTCAATCCTATGATTTGGGCCAAACTGAGGCTCGTGATTTGCTCACAGATCGGTCCCTTTCAGGTACGATCGAGATTGAAGGACGCGGTGTGCAACTGCTTGAAATGAAAAAATAA
- a CDS encoding alpha/beta hydrolase — translation MTSTIALWDHAAPYAAKGHEDEMPHLIPFIQPGSESAVIICPGGGYGFLADHEGAPIAELLNRAGISAFVLKYRVAPHQHPAPMTDGQRAIRYVRAHAEQYGFNPSKIAVLGFSAGGHLTATLGTLYDEGQPDHEDPIERESSRPDRVILCYPVITMESYGHAGSRENLLGSDVSAEQIKAFSAEQQVKADAPEAFIWHTSDDQAVPVENSLRYALALGEHGIPYDLHVFEKGSHGLGLAEDDHAVRAWSDLCLTWLKNQGW, via the coding sequence GTGACATCAACTATAGCATTGTGGGACCATGCAGCGCCTTATGCGGCCAAGGGCCATGAGGATGAAATGCCCCATCTGATTCCATTTATTCAGCCTGGTTCCGAGAGCGCTGTCATTATCTGTCCGGGTGGAGGCTATGGATTTTTGGCCGATCACGAAGGAGCTCCAATCGCTGAATTGCTGAACCGTGCGGGAATTAGCGCATTTGTGCTGAAGTACCGTGTGGCGCCTCACCAGCATCCAGCACCTATGACTGATGGTCAGCGTGCGATCCGATATGTACGTGCTCATGCCGAGCAATATGGCTTTAACCCTTCCAAAATTGCCGTGCTTGGTTTCTCGGCAGGCGGTCATCTTACAGCCACGTTGGGAACCTTGTATGACGAGGGTCAACCAGATCATGAAGACCCTATTGAACGGGAGAGTTCGCGTCCGGATCGTGTTATTCTTTGTTATCCAGTAATTACGATGGAGTCCTATGGACATGCTGGATCTCGTGAAAATCTGCTTGGGTCAGATGTGTCTGCTGAACAGATCAAGGCTTTCAGTGCAGAGCAGCAGGTGAAAGCTGACGCTCCTGAAGCATTCATCTGGCATACCAGTGATGATCAGGCGGTCCCTGTAGAGAACAGTTTGCGTTACGCGCTTGCCCTGGGTGAACACGGCATTCCTTATGACTTGCATGTATTTGAAAAAGGTTCACATGGTCTGGGATTGGCAGAGGATGACCATGCGGTTCGGGCTTGGTCTGATCTGTGCCTGACCTGGCTTAAGAATCAAGGGTGGTAA